The sequence CTTAATGTGCCGTTCATCAAGCAGCTCCTCGTTGCGGGCCAACTGATTCAGACCGGGAATCATCGCAATAATCTGTTGCAGTGGACCAAGCTTGCGCATTTGATGGAGCGAGGTCAGGAAGTCTTCAAAGTCGAACTCGCCTTTACTCAGGCGCTTCTGCATCTTCTTTGCTTGTTCGGCATCGTAGAGCTGTTCGGCGCGCTCGATAAGGGAAAGCACGTCACCCATTCCCAGAATGCGTGAAGCCAGCCGGTCGGGGTGAAAGACTTCGAGCGTATTGCCATCTACCTTTTCACCGGTAGAGAGGAATTTGATCGGCACGCCAGTAACGGCCCGTACCGATAACGCCGCACCACCACGCGCATCACCATCCATTTTCGTCATCACCACGCCGGTCAGTTTCACCCGCTGATTGAAGGTTTCGGCCACCCGCACCGCCTCTTGGCCGGTCATTGCGTCAACGACCAGCAAGCGTTCAATCGGATGCACGCGGCGCTCGATCTGTTCCAGCTCTTGCATGAGCGGTTCATCGATCTGGAGTCGACCAGCGGTGTCGATGATCACCACATTAAATAGCTCTTTGCGGGCGTGTTCGACCGCGTGTTCGGCAATATCTGGCGGACTGGCCTGCGTTCCTTCGCTGTAGACCGGAATGTTGAGTTGCCGACCTAACGCCTGCAACTGGGTAATTGCTGCCGGGCGGTATACGTCAGCCGCAACCAAC comes from Chloroflexus sp. Y-396-1 and encodes:
- the ffh gene encoding signal recognition particle protein — its product is MFESLSDRLQAVFQKLGSKGILTEDDVREAMKQVRLALLEADVNLRVVKDFVARVTEKAIGEEVTKSLTPHQQVIKIVHQELINLLGTEHVPLQEARPGPTVIMLVGLQGTGKTTLAAKLALHLRKKGKRVLLVAADVYRPAAITQLQALGRQLNIPVYSEGTQASPPDIAEHAVEHARKELFNVVIIDTAGRLQIDEPLMQELEQIERRVHPIERLLVVDAMTGQEAVRVAETFNQRVKLTGVVMTKMDGDARGGAALSVRAVTGVPIKFLSTGEKVDGNTLEVFHPDRLASRILGMGDVLSLIERAEQLYDAEQAKKMQKRLSKGEFDFEDFLTSLHQMRKLGPLQQIIAMIPGLNQLARNEELLDERHIKRVEAIIYSMTPEERRRPEIIKGSRRERIARGSGTSVQEVSQLVKQFQQMQRMMKQLASKGGKGRGGIDPNELLRRLR